From Dermochelys coriacea isolate rDerCor1 chromosome 8, rDerCor1.pri.v4, whole genome shotgun sequence, the proteins below share one genomic window:
- the IER5 gene encoding immediate early response gene 5 protein yields MEFRLEAHRIVSISLGKIYSARGQRGGLKLHKNLLVSLVLRSARRVYLGEPGGECALPPRPRPPPPPDCERLRRGCRPLGSEAAARGRAECPAESPRKRSAAERGQAAGFPGKKPRREAEPPPPQEDMETGNVASLISIFGSGFSGLLGKERGAAEASEPGQVCCEQPVLRSLNPWSTAIVAF; encoded by the coding sequence ATGGAGTTCCGGCTGGAGGCGCATCGCATCGTCAGCATCTCGCTGGGCAAGATCTACAGCGCGCGGGGCCAGCGCGGCGGCCTCAAGCTGCACAAGAACCTGCTGGTGTCGCTGGTGCTGCGCAGCGCCCGCCGGGTCTACCTGGGCGAGCCCGGCGGCGAGTGCGCCCTGCCGCCCCGCCcgaggccgccgccgccgccggacTGCGAGAGGCTGCGGCGGGGCTGCCGCCCGCTGGGCTCGGAGGCGGCGGCGCGGGGCCGGGCGGAGTGCCCGGCCGAGTCCCCTCGCAAGCGGAGCGCCGCCGAGCGGGGCCAGGCGGCGGGCTTCCCGGGGAAGAAGCCGCGGCGTGAGGCGGAGCCGCCCCCGCCGCAGGAGGACATGGAGACCGGCAACGTGGCCAGCCTCATCAGCATCTTCGGCTCCGGCTTCTCGGGGCTGCTGGGCAAGGAGCGTGGCGCGGCGGAGGCGAGCGAGCCGGGGCAGGTCTGCTGCGAGCAGCCGGTGCTGCGGAGCCTCAACCCCTGGAGCACGGCCATCGTGGCCTTCTGA